From a region of the Aeoliella mucimassa genome:
- a CDS encoding type II secretion system protein GspD, protein MSRKVLVVLGLGLSTCLAGVAQAQSTTTAATANTPLSREQVDQLLVQAKAAIGAGDLKKADSLITQAEGADVRYPMFHFGDTPGSLRRDLMQAQANNQDPFNTPGPPVAQAPTTPMVDPAVTPASATSPYGIYREEPSDSIPGLDLAPVQLPPVGYPATATPATQPQNTPYSGLDISAPSDDNRYANPVGMMQTNEDVQAQANNLPGISEMRFAQAPATSAQALLDAGEQALKSGNREQALSLFRKANESRGTLDTQARGRLDGHLRILTAAPEPLELSPVMSNVSTPAVSETLPNSVATANSREMDMADGERQVLVRQLSADVGRVQLDAKQLRETDPKQALKALEDLQAVVNKSQLGENDKRVLQHRLSISINETEQYIQQHRADLELDERNREILAEIDRRMELKLQMQDKIGKLVDEFNKLRDDHRYHEMELVAQQLTELAPEDPTVMQIQQTAKFIRREFINNSIAEQKENGFWQAISDVESASIATTSDNNEVVYDVQRWRDLVQERGRNDRNRNRSPKEIEIEASLRKPVMVRFQNEPLAAVIDDLSKATGVNMVLDLRGLNQEGVSSDTRVSLNVNGEISLKSALNLILEQFHLGYVVKDEVLKITSETLKDTEQYTLVYDVADLVIPIPNFVPDNNMGLQGLINSAHAAMGYGAGSFGHGPMSFVNGNNPDPNGVVPPTALAQPGMGASGAGLGSPTTLPIGGGPGGMGGAANADFDSLIDLIISTVASDTWVENGGPEAEIRPFPTNLSLVISQTQDVHEQIADLLEQLRRLQDLQVTIEVRFIRLSDSFFERIGIDFDMNIENKDPEPGTFQPGQAYEGETSSAVVGLIDGEFPNFTNDLDIPLRQGSYALAVPQFGSPQDVASFGFAILSDIEAYFLISASQGDQRSNLLNAPKVTLFNGQQAFVADTTQRPFVISVVPVVGEFAAAQQPVIVVLSEGTLMSIQAVVSEDRRYVRLTVVPFFSQIGDVQEFTFEGSTSTSTSSSTTDDNDGTSTSANDAEDIVRSGTTVQLPEFSFISVTTTVSVPDGGTVLLGGIKRLNEGRNEFGVPLLSKMPYINRLFRNVGIGRETDSLMMMVTPRIIIQEEEEAKLMGTPIGN, encoded by the coding sequence GCTCAGGCACCAACGACCCCGATGGTCGACCCTGCGGTCACCCCGGCGTCGGCCACGAGTCCCTACGGTATCTATCGGGAGGAACCTTCCGATTCGATTCCAGGGCTCGACTTGGCTCCGGTGCAGCTGCCTCCGGTCGGTTACCCGGCCACGGCTACCCCGGCGACTCAGCCGCAGAATACTCCGTATTCGGGCTTAGACATCTCGGCTCCGAGCGACGACAATCGCTACGCGAATCCTGTCGGGATGATGCAAACCAACGAAGACGTGCAGGCCCAGGCCAATAATCTGCCTGGTATCAGTGAGATGCGTTTCGCCCAAGCTCCAGCTACCAGTGCTCAGGCTCTGCTCGATGCTGGTGAGCAAGCTCTGAAGAGCGGCAATCGCGAGCAAGCTTTGTCGTTGTTCCGCAAAGCGAACGAAAGCCGCGGAACGCTCGACACCCAAGCCCGCGGACGTTTGGACGGTCATCTGCGAATCCTCACTGCGGCTCCTGAACCTTTGGAACTGTCGCCTGTGATGTCGAACGTATCGACTCCGGCAGTAAGCGAAACGCTTCCCAACAGTGTTGCCACGGCCAACTCGCGCGAGATGGACATGGCGGATGGCGAACGCCAGGTGCTGGTGCGTCAGCTCTCGGCCGATGTCGGACGCGTGCAGCTGGATGCCAAGCAGCTTCGCGAAACCGACCCCAAGCAAGCCTTGAAGGCCCTTGAAGATCTGCAAGCAGTAGTCAACAAGAGCCAACTTGGTGAGAACGACAAGCGAGTACTGCAGCATCGTTTGAGCATCAGCATCAACGAAACCGAGCAGTACATTCAGCAGCATCGTGCTGATCTAGAGCTCGACGAACGGAATCGCGAGATTCTCGCCGAGATTGATCGTCGGATGGAACTCAAGCTGCAGATGCAAGATAAGATCGGCAAGCTTGTGGATGAGTTCAATAAGCTTCGCGACGATCACCGGTACCACGAAATGGAACTGGTTGCCCAGCAATTGACGGAGTTGGCTCCTGAAGATCCAACCGTCATGCAGATTCAACAAACGGCCAAGTTCATTCGCCGCGAGTTCATCAACAACAGCATTGCTGAGCAAAAAGAAAACGGCTTCTGGCAAGCGATCTCCGACGTCGAAAGTGCGTCGATTGCGACCACCTCGGACAATAACGAAGTGGTGTACGACGTGCAGCGTTGGCGCGACCTGGTTCAGGAACGCGGACGCAACGATCGGAATCGCAACCGTAGCCCGAAGGAAATCGAAATCGAAGCCAGCCTGCGTAAGCCGGTGATGGTGCGATTCCAGAACGAGCCGCTCGCAGCAGTGATCGACGATCTGTCGAAAGCAACCGGCGTGAACATGGTGCTGGATCTTCGTGGTCTCAACCAGGAAGGCGTGTCGAGCGACACTCGTGTATCGCTGAATGTTAACGGTGAGATTTCGCTGAAGAGTGCCTTGAACCTGATTCTCGAGCAGTTCCACCTGGGCTACGTTGTCAAGGACGAAGTGCTGAAGATCACCAGCGAAACGCTGAAGGATACCGAGCAGTATACCCTCGTCTACGACGTGGCCGACCTGGTGATTCCGATTCCCAACTTCGTGCCCGATAACAACATGGGTCTGCAGGGGCTGATCAACAGTGCTCACGCCGCGATGGGCTACGGTGCTGGTTCGTTCGGCCATGGTCCGATGTCGTTCGTGAATGGCAACAACCCTGATCCCAATGGGGTAGTGCCTCCAACCGCGCTGGCTCAGCCCGGTATGGGTGCCAGCGGTGCGGGACTTGGTTCGCCGACAACGCTACCGATTGGTGGTGGCCCCGGCGGCATGGGTGGTGCAGCGAACGCCGACTTCGATTCTCTGATCGACCTGATTATCTCGACGGTCGCCAGCGACACTTGGGTGGAGAATGGTGGACCGGAAGCGGAGATTCGTCCGTTCCCAACTAACTTGAGCCTGGTTATTAGCCAAACTCAAGATGTGCACGAGCAGATTGCCGACTTGCTGGAACAGTTGCGTCGTCTGCAAGACCTGCAAGTCACGATCGAAGTGCGATTCATTCGTCTGAGCGATAGCTTCTTCGAACGGATCGGTATCGACTTCGATATGAACATCGAGAACAAGGATCCCGAGCCCGGTACCTTCCAGCCAGGTCAAGCCTACGAAGGCGAAACCAGCAGTGCTGTGGTTGGTTTGATCGACGGTGAGTTCCCGAACTTCACCAACGACCTTGATATTCCGCTGCGGCAAGGTAGCTACGCGTTGGCGGTGCCACAGTTTGGTAGTCCGCAGGATGTCGCCTCGTTCGGCTTTGCGATCCTCAGCGACATCGAAGCTTACTTCCTGATTAGTGCCTCGCAGGGCGATCAACGTAGTAACTTGTTGAACGCTCCGAAGGTGACCTTGTTCAACGGTCAGCAAGCGTTCGTGGCCGATACCACGCAACGACCTTTCGTGATCAGTGTGGTGCCAGTGGTTGGCGAGTTCGCCGCTGCTCAGCAGCCTGTGATTGTGGTGCTCAGCGAAGGTACTCTGATGAGTATCCAAGCGGTGGTGTCGGAAGATCGTCGCTACGTCCGCCTGACGGTGGTGCCGTTCTTCAGCCAGATTGGTGATGTGCAGGAGTTTACCTTCGAGGGTTCGACTTCTACCAGCACCTCGAGCAGCACGACCGACGACAACGACGGTACGAGCACCTCGGCCAATGATGCGGAAGACATCGTCCGCAGTGGCACGACGGTTCAGTTGCCTGAGTTCTCGTTCATCTCAGTAACTACAACGGTGAGTGTGCCAGATGGTGGTACGGTTCTGCTCGGTGGCATCAAGCGACTGAACGAAGGCCGTAACGAGTTTGGTGTACCACTCTTGTCGAAGATGCCTTACATCAACCGCTTGTTCCGCAACGTCGGTATCGGCCGCGAAACCGACAGCCTGATGATGATGGTGACTCCACGAATCATCATTCAGGAAGAGGAAGAAGCCAAGTTGATGGGCACTCCGATTGGTAACTAA
- the bamD gene encoding outer membrane protein assembly factor BamD, whose translation MPSMPSFGGSAATPGTPEWWKKNKNKATYVERQGYQVEGVPGYFDKNGRPMDGAMSEKDLVFRTESDKPQGLFPQLDPKKNYEKAKVAVGLGPDQQRAQEVYQEGQTLFTAKQYAKAAKKYQEACQRWPNSTLERQSLYQLGNSYFFDDRYQDARETYVELLEKYPNSPQVDGVVERLWSIAEYWEKHDQKEHHWAATPNFTDETRPWFDTQGFARKTYENIQLYDPTGPRADDAIMAMAGMYFRKGQYGEADHYYQLLRQQYPRSEYQFEAHLLGLQTKLRKYQGPEYDGAPLEEAKVLAKQLRTQFAGRLSADEGERLAQTQAEVNQAIVQRDMAMASHYENTGHYGAARIYYGEVMKKYPESQLASAARERLSAIADEPALPEEPAKWLIEMFPENPERTRVARVPELRDSRGGDQSPDKKDEEGTTLFR comes from the coding sequence ATGCCAAGTATGCCTAGCTTCGGTGGTTCCGCGGCCACGCCTGGTACGCCGGAGTGGTGGAAAAAGAATAAGAACAAAGCGACCTATGTAGAACGTCAGGGCTACCAGGTCGAAGGGGTACCAGGGTACTTCGACAAGAACGGCCGCCCGATGGACGGTGCGATGTCGGAGAAGGACCTGGTGTTCCGCACCGAGTCGGATAAACCACAAGGGCTATTTCCGCAGCTCGATCCGAAGAAGAACTACGAGAAGGCTAAGGTGGCCGTTGGTCTTGGTCCTGATCAACAGCGCGCTCAAGAGGTCTACCAAGAAGGCCAGACCCTGTTTACTGCGAAGCAGTATGCGAAAGCGGCCAAAAAATATCAGGAAGCTTGCCAGCGGTGGCCCAATTCGACGCTCGAACGGCAATCGCTCTATCAGCTCGGTAATAGCTATTTCTTCGACGACAGATATCAGGACGCTCGGGAAACCTACGTCGAGCTACTGGAGAAGTATCCCAACTCGCCACAAGTCGATGGGGTTGTGGAGCGTTTGTGGTCGATTGCGGAGTACTGGGAAAAGCACGATCAGAAAGAGCATCATTGGGCGGCGACGCCGAACTTCACCGACGAGACTCGCCCTTGGTTCGATACCCAAGGCTTTGCTCGCAAAACCTACGAAAACATTCAGCTTTACGATCCCACCGGTCCCCGGGCGGACGATGCGATCATGGCCATGGCTGGCATGTACTTCCGCAAAGGTCAGTACGGCGAGGCCGATCACTACTATCAACTGTTGCGTCAGCAGTATCCTCGCAGCGAGTATCAGTTCGAGGCTCACCTGCTGGGATTACAGACCAAGCTACGTAAATATCAGGGGCCGGAATACGATGGGGCACCCTTGGAAGAGGCCAAGGTGCTAGCCAAGCAGCTGCGAACACAATTCGCGGGACGACTAAGCGCCGACGAAGGTGAACGACTCGCGCAAACCCAAGCCGAAGTGAACCAGGCGATCGTGCAACGCGATATGGCAATGGCTTCGCACTACGAGAACACCGGCCACTACGGCGCCGCTCGCATTTACTATGGCGAGGTGATGAAGAAGTATCCCGAGTCGCAGTTGGCCTCGGCCGCCCGCGAGCGATTGTCAGCGATTGCCGACGAACCAGCCTTGCCCGAAGAACCAGCGAAGTGGCTCATCGAGATGTTCCCCGAGAACCCGGAACGGACGCGCGTCGCCCGCGTGCCTGAGCTTCGCGATTCGCGTGGCGGTGACCAATCGCCGGACAAGAAAGACGAAGAAGGAACCACACTGTTTCGCTAG